AATCAGTAAAGCCAGTGGCTTTCTTTAAATGACCATTCTGATTCAAATGAAGTTAAAATAAACTCAGCAGAGGCACAGTGAATTCTGGTGTCTTTCCTCTAGCTGGACCAATAATTCAGGCAGTTTGGAGGACAGCTCAGCTCCTGACGAGACTGGGAACTAGAGGAGGAAGACAGAAATAAACCACGAAAGATGGCAGTCCTAAATCGACAGCTCCTTACCCACAAAACTCCACTTAACGAGGAATCCGAACACAGGGTGTTTCAGCTGCACCTGTCCGGAAAGAGCAGACTCCTTGATGTGTGCCCCCTGCTGAGTGCTCACAGCAGTGAAGTAGGAGCCCGTGAAGAGTCCCGATCCGTCCACAGCCTTCACAGTCATGTTGGAGCCCAGCTCGTTCTTCCATCTCCCTTTCAGGCTGCACTGAAATGACACCCAAGACACGGGCTGGTTGAACTGCTGCTTTTGGCTGAAGTCATTCCTTTGTTTGCTTGTGGCAGGCCTTGGGGCCGAAGGGCTCATTCagttaaaatatcattttacaGGGAAGAACAGCACCTGATAAAAACATTAGCAGGAAATGTAAAGAAGAAAAGAGCTGCTGTCCCTCCCAGACTTCCTTAGAAACGCATATAAGACAGCAAATAGTCCAGCATTGCTGCCAGTGACTCCCCTTCAAGTGAAAAGACAAGGCAGCTGGAAATGTTCATGGCTGAAACCAGCTGGATGGAGCCGAACTACCCTCTGCTTCAGGGCGTCCAGATCTGGTCCAGCACCTGCGAAGCCATCGAAACCAGAACTGGGCTCCCAGAACACAGATCCCAAAGAAAGTCGATTTCAAATGTTGTTATAGGTTTGTATTGATGTTACAGGTTCGTTCAAATAATTAGTTGTGAAATCCAAATATCTGCATCCATACTTTTCTATTATTGCgtagaaaacattaaaagtttACTATTGCTCCTGAAAATGAGGTATAGGAGTGAACTGAAGTATGTTTGTGAACAAAACGAACGTAAAGGGAACTAATCCGCTCTGCTCTTCCCTCAGCACTACTCCCAGAAGCTATACGCAAGCCCCAATCACTCCCTGTCCCTGGCAGCAGTGATATTCTACTGTATAAGATTGTTCAGAGCCAGGAGAGGACACATTGTTATACTGTGTAGAACTATTGACTAGATGTATTCTAAAGTCAAAACACATTTAGGAATAATTAATCAGTAGCAATATTATTACTTGCATGtctactttttctttttctccagtTTGAAAACTCTGGAAACTCACCAAGAGTTCCTTAAATGATTTTATCAGGAATATGTAGCCTGACTGCTGCTGAATATCATCATACACATTGCCAGATTCCACTTATTTTACAGCAAGGATGTGACTTTCAGTGATCGGAAAGCAGAATCAGTAAGGAGCAGCAAGCACCTCAGGAACAATCTTAACAGTCTAGGCAGGGTCCAAACTGCGCTGAAATCTTACCTTTTGTTGCAGGAAGGCAAAACCAGATACTTGGCAGAGACACAAGAAACAGAAGAGAAAAGTCCTGCGTCTCATATTGAAGGATAGGGAGAGATTTTCCTTAGGAGTCAAAGAGGAATGGACAGCTACAGTGTGAGACCACGCAGGTGCCCGTCGGAATGCTCtgaattcagctgctctcagtgacagagTTGAATATCCCAGCTCACGGTAACAAACCACAAGAACAGTTCAACTGTAGAAACATCAGAGGAAATATGAAAGCAAATCTGTGGTAACCAAGGGGTTTCTACATTGCAAAACCTGTtaccaaacattattttaccaaCCACTGTCCGCATATTAGAGCAGCTTTATCCATTGTGTTTTTAAACGAAACAATTTAAACGAAACAGTCACAAGCACTGcaagtattttaatgttcaggaactttacagtacagttacagcaGGAGTCATCACATCTGTTAATTCTGAATGTTTTATTGAGTACATTATAATGATTTAATCATGCCTGATGAAGCAATATTCACATTTTGGTACTGGTATTTACCCGGAAAAGTCCTCTAGATAGGTGTAAGCAACCAGAAAGCACCacaacagtacaaaaaaaactggTGTTGCTACAGCTCCTTCTGTATATCCATATCCATTTCcattcacatacacatatattgTATAGTAATACACTGTCCTAGCTCACCACAGTATTTACCGCAGGGCTCCATGCTGATTATCCACCTGGGTCTTCTTCCTTGTTTACAGTTTgttctgcacatacagtatgcgctCTATAAGCAGGGGCGCAGTTAGTGCTTTCCAGGAGGAGGTGAGGATACCCTCCCCCAgttccacccccacccccaacaCGGGCACCAGCAGCTCTCTGTACAAAGAGAGCAGGTGATGTTATAATAGTGGGAGACATCAACGTTCCACACATAAACTGGAACAGCAGTCGACATGTTCATTTTCCTTCTGTATTTGTTTAACTGTGACTTATCTTATCCTTGAAtgcttcagtttgagcatttagGTTATGAGTAAAATATGAAGTTTAAGCATTTTACACAATGAGACACCACAGAAAAGTTCCAAATACCTTTACAAGACGCTGTGTGATTCAGGACCGATTTTTGATTGAATAATTAAGCAATTACTCTCTGCACATGTGGGGTGCAGGTCCCAAACACTTCTGGGAAAGATTTGTTTCTGCTGGGAAAATGGGATTGTGTTTACCTCGATGGGACacacaactgtttttttgtgtctAGTGCAGAAATTGGAACTTattgttttggaaaaatgtgTGTCACACAAATTCATTTTATTCTAAAAGTGATCAAAAACGATTATGTTAACTATTCTGAAAACATTAACAATGTTTTGAGAATTCTCTTCAAGTGCTGAGATAAAAAAACCGTGATGATCTACTTGTTTTCTACTTTCTAGTTTTACAGAGCATTTGATGTCTTCCTTATTAAAAACTCACTTTCAGAAATGGCCTGCCTTATATTTCTATACAGATGTTTATTGAAGTTCATTACATGCTACTCTGTGTAGACCTTTGTCCttatgtatttcattttacCCCAGACATCTACCTATAGGGTTCTAGACATTTTAAGGTGGGCTGAACGGccccctctcatttgtaattgttcttaaGCTCACTAATGTTCAGCGCGTTACTAAATACAGTCTTAACTATTCAAATGATAGATGTATTAAGCCGGATGCAGGGCAAAAGATTCATCTGAAGTGTACCTGAATTGAGCCACAGATGTGGTTTAAACGGCTTCATATTGAGAAATACTTCCTTAATGTTGCTTCCAATTCAACAAGAGTCACATCTTAAGTGATGCACTAAGGattaagaaaatgataaaatcaGATGCAATATTATAAGGTACTGAATACTGTCACAATATTGTAATAAAACATAGGTTTAGGTCATGACTTACTAGAAGCAATCTCATAATGATGCTATACATGATTATTAAGTATTAAGGAGGCAGGGATGGGGTTAGGAATGCAGTTCAGCATAAGGTCAAAAAAGCATTATGTTaccaacatgtacagtatgtaatctaCTGTAGAAGCTTATTGTAATCACATTGCTGCTACTTTTTTAACACTTTAGCAAAATATTCCAATTTACGGTTGTGGTCCTCATCAGTTCCAGACTTTTTGTGCTGTTGAACAAGGCTTCCAGTGGGACTGCACCAGCACACCTCTATTCCAAAGCCAGACCCTGTGTTCCCTGAGATCTGCTTCCTCAGGCCAGCTGGCAATGATGAATTCCAGGGGGGCTGATTCTCGGTCACTGTGTTTCCCCTGGGGCTCTGAGATCTGCTTCCTCAGGCCAGCTGGCAATGATGATTGTATGTCAGTGTGTGCGTGCGGATGGCATCATACAATGACGCTGAGATAGCAGGTACTTTAACTACTTCACTCAAGTCTTTACACACCTATTCATGTGCTGTGTGATAGAAATTCCCAGTTGCATTAAACAGCGCTGCCCATTGAATCAGAAGAGTCATCGGACACACCATGCTGCTGGAGAGATGCAGCAGGCGGAGCCTGAACTGGTGCGTGAGTCTACAGAACAACTCCTTCCACATGAGCTGCAGTGTGGAGAGATTATGGTGGTCAGACCGGCTGTTGTGTCACATATCAGGAATGTCCTCTTGGCTCAGTTTATACCCCTTGGGTCACAGCTATAACGCTGCACAGCTGTGCAATGATGGTTTTTTGAATTACTATGCATGAGCAAATGAAGCACAAGCCCACCAATCCATACCTGTATTTCTGAGGAATTCGAGAAGCTCTTGCTGACTGTATTCATCATCTTTCAGGTTGATGTCAGCACGGACAATGCCTCCCTCTTCTCCACTACAAGCTAATGGGCTGCCAGCACTTCAACCCAGTCTGGTAGCAGACATGCTCAAATAGGGGCCAGGTATTTTCAGTGCGATGGGGAAAACTTTGCTTCATTTATTGCTTCAAAGAACAATAAACGATTTATTGTGGTGGGTTGAAGCCAGCACTGACACACATAACAATGCTGCTTTTGTCTGGCTCAGTCTCCGAGCTCCTGGCTGAAGATCGCTGGGGAAAGGAAGCTGGAATGGAACAATAAAAGCTGGAGTTCACAAAACCGATTCAGGCTCCGTACAGGGAAATTCCTGGGATTTTCATTCTCGGTTTTCCAACACAGCTGTTGATGTTGTCATGCCTGTGAGAAACACTCAGACCCCTAATGGAATCCTGCTGAAGACGCATCAGCAGAGTAAAGAGACACTTCAGCAGTCGTGTCAGGCTGTTCTGTGATTAATCACATATCTCAGATCCTGTCTTCAGACTCCTGTCTGGACACAAACAGGCAGATGGCACATGGCAGCCAGGGGCTCTGTTTGTCACCACGGTAAAACTGCTGGCTAACAGAGCCCCCTGCCGTGTGGTGTAATGGAACATCTGGCTAATCTACTCCGGCAATTGGGCCCCCTGTCTAGCTCCAAGAAGGAAACGCCGAAGAGAGAGAACGatcatttcatttctttcaatCACAGCAGAAATCAATATGATGTGGACACCTGTGTCCctgctgtttcattttttccagaCGCTCTTGTCCCTTGCTCAGGACCTTCACTCTCACAGACCAGTGGCCTTGATGGTGGCTGCCCTGGGATCTGTCAAGAAGCAGCTGCCCAGACTCTGGGATCAAAAAGCTGCTGATAGTCTGGCAGGAGAGGTCGGAGAATGGCCTTGTCTTGTTCCATTTATGTAGGGGCCGTGGTTTAGGGAGCAGCCCCTGATCGGTCTGCAGAACTTCTCAGCTCTCAGTCACCTGTCCTAAGTTTCAGTTCAGTCCagtgtcatatgcacaagtgcaaggAGATGCAtctttgcatgtatgctccaatagaaagacattaaggaaacaccaaaaacataaacacagaacagcagcagcaacaacaagttaaataacatacagtacagcttagAAAATAAACATTGGTGTGGGCCAGCGGAAGGGGTAGATTTCAGTTATCTGACAGCTTGTGGAAAGAAACTGTCTGAATCTGGACGttcgtgcctttatgctcctataatgcttaccagagggaggggggagaaaaatgataaaccaggatgactggtatCCTCAGCGATacctccagccttcctgagacagcgaGTTGTAAACATGTCCACAACAGAGGGGAGCTCTACTCCAATGATAGACTGGGCTGATCGATCACCCCCTGTAACGCCTTCCAGTCAGACAATGAGCTGCTGCCAAACACGTTAATACCACACGTGAACACACTCTCAGTAGCACACCTGTAAGATATGGTCAGGACAGCTGAAGATAGACCACATTTTTTCAACTGTCTGAGGAAGTAAaggcgctgttgtgccttctttgtaGCTCCACTTACATGCTGGGACCACGTTAAATCATTAGTGATGAATTTACCCAGGAACTTGAAGCTGCTAAGCATCTCTACAGCCACCCCACTGATGTGTATAGGTGTGTGGTCCACCCCCTGCTTTCTAAAATCCATGgccagctctttggttttgctgacactgagagagagattATGTGAGAGTTTCTCTCTGCTGATCAAAACATA
This genomic window from Lepisosteus oculatus isolate fLepOcu1 chromosome 2, fLepOcu1.hap2, whole genome shotgun sequence contains:
- the LOC102689036 gene encoding avidin-like, which gives rise to MRRRTFLFCFLCLCQVSGFAFLQQKCSLKGRWKNELGSNMTVKAVDGSGLFTGSYFTAVSTQQGAHIKESALSGQVQLKHPVFGFLVKWSFVESVTSWVGQCFVSQTGEERLETTWLLRGKAKTEGDDWSQTRVGKDVFTRLP